A window of the Cannabis sativa cultivar Pink pepper isolate KNU-18-1 chromosome X, ASM2916894v1, whole genome shotgun sequence genome harbors these coding sequences:
- the LOC115696320 gene encoding putative B3 domain-containing protein At5g58280, whose amino-acid sequence MTNPSDETRADLAEQLATSLKMTKPSDEARAATKKRAEEFMSGFKINDPKFWRSMIPSAVNSVFLLRLPGDFCTKNLPNKEDKNVVILIDKNGEEYKTVYLAKRAALSGGWKAFALAHNLMDGDVLLFKLIRPSVFEVFIFRVNDPEQWGYD is encoded by the exons ATGACAAACCCTTCGGATGAAACTAGGGCAGACCTAGCAGAACAACTAGCAACGTCACTGAAAATGACAAAGCCTTCGGATGAAGCTAGGGCAGCCACCAAGAAAAGAGCAGAAGAATTTATGTCAGGATTCAAAATTAATGATCCCAAATTTTGGAGATCGATGATTCCATCAGCTGTCAATAGTGTCTTCTTGctg CGCCTTCCGGGTGATTTTTGTACAAAGAACCTGCCTAATAAGGAAGATAAGAATGTTGTTATATTAATAGATAAAAATGGAGAAGAGTATAAAACTGTGTACTTGGCAAAGAGAGCTGCACTAAGTGGTGGGTGGAAAGCATTTGCACTTGCTCATAATTTGATGGATGGGGATGTTCTGTTGTTTAAATTAATACGTCCTTCAGTTTTTGAG GTTTTCATTTTTCGTGTGAATGATCCAGAACAGTGGGGTTACGACTAG